In the Leptotrichia sp. oral taxon 212 genome, one interval contains:
- a CDS encoding site-specific integrase, with the protein MYKPTYLKSIHAQLSCMFNHAVKYYGLRQNPCKVTGRIGKQKSDEEVEFWTKDEYLQFIEAVKDKDISFYAFEILYWTGIRLGELRALTKGDFDFDKKTMRICKSAQRINGEEVITDPKTPKSKRTIMLPDFLIRELQDYFLKIEYFSENEQIFPKCKTYFNKEMERGIKKSGVKKKSSFMH; encoded by the coding sequence GTGTACAAGCCAACTTACCTGAAATCGATCCATGCACAACTTAGCTGTATGTTCAACCATGCCGTTAAGTATTACGGACTAAGACAAAATCCTTGTAAGGTTACAGGCAGAATCGGAAAGCAAAAGAGTGATGAGGAAGTGGAATTCTGGACTAAAGATGAATATCTGCAATTTATTGAAGCTGTTAAAGATAAGGATATTTCATTTTATGCTTTTGAAATTCTTTATTGGACAGGGATTCGTTTAGGAGAACTCAGAGCATTGACAAAAGGGGATTTTGACTTTGATAAAAAGACAATGCGAATCTGTAAATCAGCACAGAGAATTAACGGAGAAGAAGTTATAACAGACCCGAAAACCCCTAAAAGCAAGAGAACAATAATGCTTCCTGATTTCTTAATCAGAGAGCTTCAGGATTACTTCCTTAAAATCGAATACTTTTCAGAGAATGAGCAGATTTTCCCTAAATGTAAAACCTATTTCAATAAGGAAATGGAAAGAGGAATAAAAAAGTCGGGAGTTAAAAAAAAATCAAGCTTCATGCACTAA